In one window of Hevea brasiliensis isolate MT/VB/25A 57/8 chromosome 10, ASM3005281v1, whole genome shotgun sequence DNA:
- the LOC110663297 gene encoding cyclin-U1-1: MLATGELTANSIRQPELSQSEQTTPRVLTILSTVIEKLVARNDRLVDGLNHQMNGMSSGLTRLGKSLNAFHGVRAPSISVQKYLERLYKYTNCSPSCFVVGYVYMDRLAHKHPDSLVISLNVHRLLVTSVLVASKMLDDVHYNNAFYARVGGVSNAELNRLEIEFLFLLDFGVMVSSRIFENYCLHLEKEMMLNVAVQKIERVIPSNSLDDVTEISVEDTQNLSPPQVVVD, translated from the exons ATGTTAGCCACCGGGGAGCTCACTGCCAACAGCATCAGGCAGCCAGAGCTGAGTCAGTCTGAGCAAACCACACCAAGAGTCTTAACCATATTATCTACTGTGATAGAGAAGCTAGTGGCTCGAAATGATCGACTTGTGGATGGCTTGAACCATCAGATGAATGGGATGAGCTCTGGCTTGACTAGGCTTGGGAAGAGCTTAAACGCATTTCATGGTGTAAGAGCACCTAGTATAAGCGTACAAAAATACTTGGAGAGGCTATACAAGTACACAAATTGCAGCCCATCCTGTTTTGTAGTTGGATATGTGTACATGGATAGGCTGGCTCACAAGCACCCTGACTCTCTTGTGATATCATTGAATGTGCATAGGTTGCTGGTTACAAGTGTCTTGGTTGCTTCTAAGATGCTGGATGATGT GCACTATAACAATGCATTCTATGCAAGAGTAGGGGGAGTGAGCAATGCAGAATTGAACAGGTTGGAAATTGAATTCCTGTTCCTCTTAGATTTTGGAGTTATGGTCAGTTCTCGAATTTTTGAGAACTATTGCTTGCACTTGGAAAAAGAGATGATGTTGAATGTTGCAGTTCAGAAAATTGAAAGAGTAATACCCTCCAATTCCTTGGATGATGTAACAGAAATATCAGTGGAAGATACACAAAACTTGTCACCACCTCAAGTAGTAGTGGACTGA